The window ATCATGAACCCGAGACGTTCCGCAATTCTCGTCGCGCTCACAGCCGCCATCTTGTTCGGCGCTGCGACGCCGCTCGCCAAGGCGCTGATCGGTACGATGTCGCCGTTCATGGTCGCAGGTCTTTTCTATCTCGGCAGCGGTGTCGGCCTCGGGGTTGTAATCGGCCTGCGCGCATTGCGCGGGCACCGTCCGTCGACGGATGGCGCCGCACCGCTGCAACGTGCCGAGCTTCCCTGGCTGGCCGGTGCGATCGCGGCGGGCGGCGTCGCCGGGCCGGCGCTGCTGATGCTCGGCCTGGCGAGTACGCCGGCCGCCACGAGCGCGCTATTGCTCAATCTGGAAGGCGTGCTGACTGCGGTGATCGCGTGGGTGGTATTTCGCGAGAACGTCGACCTGCAGGTGTTCCTCGGCATGGTGGCGATCGTCGCCGGCGGCGTGCTGCTGTCGTGGAAGCCGGGTGCGGCGGGCGTGCCGACAGGCGCGCTGCTGATCGTCGGCGCCTGCCTGTGCTGGGCGATCGACAACAATCTCACGCGCAAGGTGTCGGCGAACGACGCGATGGTCATCGCATGCGTGAAGGGCGTCGTCGCGGGCCCGGTGAATATCGCCATCGCGCTCGCGACGGGCGCCGCGTTGCCGACCGTTCCGATTACGCTCGCCGCGATGCTCACCGGACTCGGCGGATATGGCATCAGTCTCGTGCTGTTCGTCGTCGCGCTGCGCGATCTCGGCACGGCGCGTACGGGCGCCTATTTCTCGGTTGCGCCGCTGTTCGGCGTCGCGCTGTCGCTGCTGATCTGGCCGGAGCCGCCGTCCGTCGCGTTCTGGATCGCCGCCGCGCTGATGGCGCTCGGCATCTGGCTGCATGTGCGCGAACGGCACGATCACGAGCATGCGCACGAACGGCTGGAGCACACGCACCGGCATCGTCACGACGCGCATCATCAGCACACGCACGACTTTCCGTACGAAGGTGACGAGCCGCATGCGCATCCGCACGTGCACTTGCCGATCACGCACAGTCACGCGCATTTTCCGGACATTCATCACCGTCATCGGCACTGACAAAGACGAGGACGTCGTCTGCCTGGACGGCAAGGTAACCGTTTATGGGGCGTCGTTCCTCGTTCCCCTGCGGTATCAATGCTGATTATTCGGTGCGAGCGCGGCACTTACCGCGCGCTCGCCCATGCCGGCGCTAACGCGTGGCGGCCACGCCGACGACGTCGCGGCGGATGTCTTCAAAACATCGATCTTGTTGCTATGCCCGCAAGCTGATTTGCGCAGCCAACGCATACGGGTGTCGCCAAGGGTGTCGCCAACTGCTCCGGGTCGTTACGGCGCTCAGCTGCGTGAACGGCCAATCACGCGACGCCGACGATCACGCTCGATGCCTTGAAGATCGCGGTGGCGGCCTTGCCGCTGGCGAGCCCGAGACGCTCGACGCTGTCGTTGGTCACGATCGCGACGATCTGCGCGCCGCCCGGCGCGGCGATCGCCACTTCCGAATTGACCGCGCCCTTCGTGACGGACGACACCGTGCCTGCGATGCAGTTGCGGGCCGATACCTTGCTGCTGTCGACGTCGACCATCACGACGACCGACGACGCCTTGACCAGCGCGAAGGCGTTCGTCCCCGCCGCGAGGCCCAGCGACGCGACGCTGCCGTGCGTGATGACGGCGACGATGTCGAGCCCGTCCTGCGTGCGCAGCGTGATTTCGTCGTTGACTGCGCCGGCCTTGACGACGTCGATCCGGCCGGGGAATTGGTTACGGGCGCTGGTTCGCATGAGGACTCTCCGGGAAGTGAGCCGCGCGACGCGCGGCGAGCGAAGGACGAAAACCGCAGACGAGTTTATCGGGAATGCGGGTGCGGCGCGATGTCGGCGCGGTCTTCTCCGCAACGGCGATTGCGCGTGAACGCAACCGCGACCGAGGGGCGGTAGTAGACGCGACACGCTCGTCGCGCTTTGTCGCCACACGGAAACTTACCGACCCATTGCCGATGCCGCCGACTTAGCCGCCGCCGATGCTGGTGCCGAACCCGCCGCCACGCCCGCCACCACCTCCCCATCGCCCTCCCACCCCCCGCCGAGCGCGAGGAACAACCTGACCTGATCCGCCGCAACCTGCCCCTCAGCCGCCGCGACCTGCGCGCGCACGCTCGTCAACGTGCGCGTCGCATCCAGATCCGAAATGAACGACTCGCGCCCGGCCGTATAGAGCCGGTGCGTTTCGTCGGCGGAACTTCGCGCCGATTCGTAGGCCGTGCGCAGCGCATCGGTGCGCTGCACGTCGGCCGCATAGGTCGCGAGGCTCGACTGCGTTTCGCGCAGCGCGTTCAGCACGACGCCGTCGAAGTGCGCGAGCGCGCCGCCGGTCGCCGCTTCGGCTTCGTGCACGCGCGCACGCTGGCCGTTGATCGGGAACGCCCAGCTGATCAGCGGCCCGAACGACCAGCGGTTGGTGGTCGACGAGAACAGATCGGCGGCGACGCCGACCGAACCCGCGGATAACCCGATGCTCACCGACGGATACAACGCGGCGGTCGCCACGCCGATGCGGGCCGTGGCCGCCGCGAGCTGGCGCTCGGCTTCGCGAACGTCGGGACGGCGGCGCAGCAGCGCGGCGCCGTCGCCGATCGGGATCGGTTGGCGCAGCTGCGGCAGCCGCTCGCATTCGGCGACGGCCTTCGGCAGATCTGCGGGCGCTCGCGCGAGCAAGGCGGCGAGCTGGTATTGAGCGATCTTGCGCCGGCCTTCGAAGCGCGGGATGTCGGCCGACAGCGTGCGTACCTGCGTGACGCCGCGCGTCACGTCGGTCTGATTGCCGCGTCCCGCGTCGCGCAGCCGCTGCGACAGCTTCACACGCTGCTGCTGCAGCGCGAGCGACTGCTTCGCGATCGCGAGTTCGTCGCCGGCGGAGCACGACTCGACGTACGCCCGCACCACATCCGCGACGACGGTGATGCGCGCGAGGTCGGCCGCCGCCTGCACCGCGTCGCTGTCCGCGTGCGCGGCCTCGACGCCACGCCGCAGCTTGCCGAACAGATCGAGCTCGTACGACACGTTGATGCCGACCGCGCCTTCGTTGACGACCGGCAGCTTGTTCTCGAGCAGATACTGTTCGGCCGATTCCTGCGCGCGTTGCACGCCGGCTTCGGCGTGGCCCGAGAAGCCGCCCTGTTCGTTGGCGACCTCCAGCGCCGCGCGCGAGCGCGCGAGGTTCGCTGCGGCGACGCGCAGGTCGGTGTTCGATTTCAGCGCGCTCTGCACCAGCGCATTCAGCACCGGATCGTCGTACAGCTGCCACCAGTTGCCGGGCACCGCATCGCGCGAGACGAGCGCGCCGTCCGCATCGTCGAGCGCATGGTTCGCGAGCGGCGCATTCACGTATGCGTGCTGCGGCAGCGTGTAATCGGGGCCGACCGACTTGCACGCGCCGAGTGCGAGCGCGAGCGGCGCGAGCGCCGCCGCGAGGCGCAGCCCATGCCGCTTCATTGCGATGCTCCAGTCGCGCTGGCCGCGGCGGGCGCCGATGCCGGCCGCGTCTTGTCGTCAGGGCGCGCGTCATGCGAGCGCACCGCGACGGTCGCGGTGCGGCCGGCGATCATCCGGAAATCGTCCGGCACCTCGTCGAGCACGACGCGCACCGGCACGCGCTGCGCGAGCCGCACCCAGCTGAATGCCGGGTTCACGTTCGGCAGCAGGTTCGCGCCCTGCGTGCGGTCGCGATCCTCGATCGCGGCGACGATGCTCTGCACGTGGCCGCGCAGCGGATGCGGTTCGCCCATCACGACGATGTCGACCGGCTCGCCGATATGGATGCCGCGCAGCTTGGTTTCCTCGAAATAGCCGTCCACGCGGAACGAGTTTCGATCGACGACCGACAGCACCGCACGGCCGGCCGCCACGTATTCGCCGGTGCGCGGCGCGCGGTCGTTCAGATAGCCGTCGACCGGGCTCACGATCGTGGTGCGCTGGAGATTCAGTTTCGCGGTGTCGAGCGACACCTGCGCATCGGCGACGGCGGCTTCGCCCTGCTCGACGCGCGTGCGGCTTTCCTCGACCTGTTCGCTCGCCACCAGATTGCCGAGTTGCAGGTTGCGCGCATATTCGCGCTTCGCCTGGGCGAGCGTCGCGCGGCGCTGCGCGAGGGTCGCTTCGGCGAGGCGTTGCGCGAGCGTGTAGCGCGCCTGATCGATCACGAACAGCACCTGGCCGCGCTTGACCTCCTGGTTGTCGGCGACCTGCACCGACGTGATGAGGCCGGCCACGTCCGGCGCGACCTGGATCACGTCGGCGCGCACGTGCCCGTCGCGGGTCCACGGCGAGAACATGTAGTAATTGATGATGCGCCACAACACGAGGGCGGCCACGACGACGACGATCAGCGTGAGCAGGATCTGTCCTGCCGAGTACCAGGTTTTTTTCACGATTAGCTAGCCACGAGATGGTGAGACACGACCACGACGGCGGCAAGCACGAACACGTAGATGCCGAGATCGAAGATCGAACGGTGCCAGACGAGGCGGTAGAAGCCGACGCGCTCGAGCAGCGCGCGCACGACGATGTTGATCAGATACGCGATCAGCATCAGCACGAGGGGAGCCGGCACGAATACGCCGAAGATGTCGATTTCGCCGATCATGGTCGCGCTCGGAAGGACGGGTGGGAAAGCCGGATCATGCGCGTGCTCCGTCCGCCGTGGCCTGCGGCGGCTGCGCGGCCGCGGCCGGGTACAGCGACAGCCGCAGCCCGACGAGCGCGTGCAGCGTATTGCGCAAGCGCCGGTGCGCGGCGCGCGACGTCGGTGCCGCAGGCGTCGCGCCGGCCTCCGCCGCGCCGGCCGACGCGGCGTGCGGCCGGGTGCGGCCCGCCACGCGCCGCAGCGCATCGTCGATCGACGCGAGCAGCGCGGGCGGCGCCGGCTGCCGTGCGTTGGCGGCCGCGCAGTGCGCGTAGTGATCGGTGACGCCGGCCAGCACGCGGTCGATCGCATCGGGCACGTCGCCCGACAGTCTGCGGCGCGCGCGGCGCAGGTCGAGCGCGTTCAGCGCGATGCGCAGGTCGCGGAAGCTCTCGATCGACGGATGACGATGATCGTCCGACGCGCCGAGCCGCGGCAGCAATTGCGTGACGCGATCGAGCATCCGCGACGCATGGTTGCGCTGGTCGTCGAGCGGCTGCGTCGACGCGGAGCGCGCGACGTCCTCCCAGCCCGAGCGCAGCAGCCGTCGCACGGCGAGTTCGGCGCCGAACGGCCGCGTCGCGCGCGTCCACAGATACGCGAACAGCAACCCGGCGACACCGGCGAGGTTGCTGTTCAGGAACACGAAGAAGTCGGCGTCGTACGCGCTTTGGATGCTGATGAAGGTCGCCGTGTTGACGGCGACGAGCATCGTCACCATGTTGAACTGCGGGCGCGGCAGCAGCGTGCCGATCAGGATGAACGGGCCGGCGAACATCAGCACGAGCATCGCGAAGTCGTGCACGTGCGGCAGCACGGCGAACAGGTACAGGCCCGCGAACACGACGCTCGCGGCGGTCGCGAGGAAGAACTTGAACACGAGCGGTGCGGGCTCGTCGAGCGCGGCGAAGAAGCTGCATGCGACGGCGGCCAGCGTGACCGCGCCGGCGCCGTCGTGCCAGCCCGACGCGATCCACAGCCAGCACGCGAACACGATCGCGCCGGCCACGGTGAGCGTCGAGAACAGCATCATCCCGCGATCGAAGAAACGCTCGGTGCCGCCGAGCCGCCAGTGCCTGAAACGCGGCTGCCAGATGCCCGACTCGTTCGCGATCAGCGCGCGCAGCGAGCGGCAGTCCTGCCAGATGTCGATGACCTGACGCAGCCGCCACAGCGCATTCGACAGCAGCGCGCCGTCCCAGCTCGCGAGTGCGCTGTCGGGCGGCTGCAGCGACGCGATGCGCGCGCGCAGGTCGTCCGCGGCCGGATCGTGCGCCATCTCGCCGCCGGTGTCGGCCTTCACGGCCGGCAGCGGCGCATCGAACCACTTCGCGGCGTCGGCGAGCAGCGCGTCGAGCCCGGGCGGCCGCACTTTCAGTTCGCGCATCAGCGCGACGAGCGGGTCGGCCAGCGACGACATCAGCGGCAGGAACAGCTGCATCCGGCCCGCGAGCGCCTGCGCGCGCTCGAGCACGCGCGGATGCGCGTGGTCGTAGCTCAGCTGGCTCAGCAGAAACTCGAGGCCGGTGATGGTGGCGGCGAGGCGCTGGCGGCACGCGGACAGCGCCTTGCCCGCGAGATGCCCGGACAACGTCTCGCGCCCGTAGAACGCGGCATCCTTGAACCATGCATCGGTGCGTTCGATCAGCGTCGGCGCGAGCCGGTTCGGGAACACGGTGCTGCCGACCACGCTCGCGCACACGATGCCGAGGACGATCTCCTCGGTGCGGGCGATCGCGACGTCGAAGATCGTCGACGGATCGGCCACCGTCGGCAGCGCGATGAGCGGCATCGTGTAACCGGCCAGCATGAACACGTAGCTGCGCGCGGTGCGGTCCGAGATCGCGAGGTAGAGCAGCGTGCCGCACCACGTCGCGACGATGATGCTGAACAGGATCGGCGTCTCGACGAATGGCGGCACGAACAGGATCGCGGCGGCTGCGCCGAGCGCGGTGCCGAGCGCGCGATACAGCGCCTTGGAACGCGTCGCGCCGACGAACGGATTCGACACGATGTAGACGCTCGCCATCGCCCAGTGCGGGCGCGGCAGCTGGAAGAACAGGCCGAGATAAAGCGCCAGCATCGACGCCGCGAACGTCTTGGTCGAGAACAGCCAGTCGCGAACGCTTGGATAGGTCATGACGCGGAACTGGCGGATTGCGGCGCGCCCGGTGCCGGGTTCGGCACGTCGGCGGCGTTGAACGCATTCAGCACGCGCAGCGTCGCCTCGAGGTCGGCGCGCGACACGCCCTTGAGCACCTGCGCGCGCAGCACGCGCAGGTCTTCTTCCATCTTCGCGGTGACCGAGCGGCCGGCGGCCGTCAGCGAGATCGTTTTCGCGCGACGATCGTACGGGTCCTCGTCGCGGCGCGCGAGACCGGCCGCGCACAGCTGGTCGAGCAGCCGCACGAGCGACGGCCCCTCGATGCCGACGTGTTCGGCCAGCGTGCCCTGGCGCACACCTTCGCCCAGGCGCCCGGCGATCAGCAGCGGCGTGGCGCAGGCCTCGGACACGTTGTACGCGGTCAGCACCGCGTCGCTGGTGCGGCGCCACTTGCGCGCGCTGAGCACCAGCAGGCTGCTGACGGCGAGGCGGAGATCGGGCAGATTCGTCATGCACGAGATGATAGGGGCAAAGTAATTCGATAGCAAACTACCGTTTTTGTCATGCGGATGTCTTGCAGCTTCTGTGCATCGGCCGCGCAACGGCTGTCCAAAGCCGCGGTGCGCCGACCGACGAAGCTGCGGTTCACGAGCCGGTGACAAGCGGGTGGTGCGGTGCCGCATCGCCCGACCGATCGATTGGTCGTACCGTTGGTGTCGACGTGCGCCATGGCGGTGCAGGACACCGGGCACGCACCATGCGCGATGTCACGCGCGGCACGCGACACCCGCATCACACCGCACGCAATTGCACTAGGACAATATTTTGAGGGTGTCTTTCTGAGCGACCATGCGCAGGCAACGACGGAGACATCGAGATGGGACGGACCGAGGTATCTGCGCGCTGGCACGAAGCGATCGGCGCGCTGCGCGGCATCGAGTCGAAATACAAGCGGCTCGTGAAGGCGATCGCCGCCGACATCGACAGCGGCGCGCTCGCCGCGGGCGCGCGGCTCGCGCCGCAGCGCGACGTCGCAGCAAGCCTCGGCGTCAGCGTGCAGACGGTCACGAACGCCTACAAGGAACTTGAAAGGCAAGGGCTGATCCGCTGCGAAGTCGGCCGCGGCAGCTTCGTCGCCGCGCGCGTCACCGAATCGATGTCGAACTACATCCTCGACACGGCCGAACGCGAGCTGGTCGACTTCTCGATTGCTCGGATCGTCCATACGCCCGAGCACGACGCCGCGTGGCGCGCCGTCTGCGCGGCGCTGGCCGATGCCGGCGACCAGCCGTGGATCCGCTCGTTCCGCCCGATTGCCGGCCTCGACGCGCATCGCGAGGCCGGCGCCGCGTGGCTGGCGTCGCTGAACCTCGCGGTCGACCGCGAATCGCTGCTGATCACCAACGGGACGGCGCACGGCATCTTCCTCGCGCTCGCCTCGATCGTCGGGCCCGGCGACACCGTGCTGTGCGAGAGCCTGACCGACCACGGCGTGATCGGCTCCGCGAACGTGCTCGGGTTTACGCTGAAAGGACTCGAGATCGACGAGCACGGCATTCGCCCCGAGCATTTCGAGGAGATGTGCGACGGCGAACGCATCAGCGCGCTGGTCTGCACGCCGACGCTGAACAATCCGACGGTGTCGGTAATGCCCGACTCGCGCCGCAAGTCGATCGCACGCATCGCGTCGCGCTACGGCGTCTACGTGATCGAGGACGACGTGTACGGGCCGTTGCCGGCGAGAACGGCCACGCCGATCGCGAGCCTCATACCGGAGCTCGGCTTCTACTGCACCAGCATGACGAAATCGGTGCTGACGGGGCTGCGCACCGGTTATCTCGCGATGCCGCGGCGGCTCGCGCTGCGCGTGGAGAGCGTGTTGCGCGTGAGCAGCTGGATGGCGACCTCGCCGATCGCGGAGATCGCGACCCGCTGGATCGTCGACGGCACCGCCCGGCGGCTCGTTGAACTGCAGCGGCAACGGCTCGCGCTGCGCCAGGAGATGGTGAAGGCCGCGCTCGGCCCGTACATCCTCGGCGCGCATCCGAACGCGTTGTCCGCGTGGCTGCGCGTGCCCGACTACTGGCAGGCCGACCGGCTCGTCCGTGAGCTGCGCACGCGCAAGATCGCGGTGACGTCGCCCGACCCGTTCGTGGTCGGCGGCGCCGAGCGGCCGAACGCGGTGCGCGTGTGCATCGGCGCGGAGACCACCGACGCCGCGTGCAACGCGGCGCTCGAGACCATCGCGCGCGTGTTCGAACAGTATCCGCACGTGCACGACTTCCACTGAAGCGACGGCCGCTCCCGACGCCCGTCACCTGATACCTGATACCTGATACCCGATACGCGCCGCACAATGTATCAGGACATTCGAAAGCGCCATTTGGAACATTAGACTGGATCGCACCATATCGATGAGGCGTGCGTTCCATGTCCTTCCTGTCGCTGTCCGACGTCTATCGCGCACGCCGACGCATTGCCGGGCATGCGTGCGTCACGCCGCTCGTCGGCTCGGCCGCGCTGTCGGCGCGGCTCGGCGTGCCGGTCCATCTGAAGCTCGAGACGCTGCAGCCGACCGGCAGCTTCAAGCTGCGCGGGGCGACCAATGCGCTCGCCGAGCTGGCCGCGCAGCACGTGACGCGCGTCGTCACTGCGTCGACCGGCAATCATGGCCGTGCGGTCGCGCATGCGGCGCGTGCGTTCGGTATCGAGGTGACAGTGTGCATGTCGTCGCTGGTGCCGGCGAACAAGGTCGACGCGGTGGCCGCGCTCGGCGCGCGGATCGTGATCGCCGGCGACAGCCAGGACGACGCGCAAGCCGCCGCGCGGCAGCTCGTGCGCGATGAAGGCTACGTGTACGTGCCGCCGTTCGACGACCCGCGCATCGTCGCCGGGCAGGCGACGATCGGCGTCGAGATCCTCGAAGCGTTGCCGGATGCGGGCACGCTCGTCGTGCCGCTGTCGGGCGGCGGACTGTTCAGCGGCGTCGCGTTCGCGGCGAAGGCGATCCGCCCGTCGCTCGCGGTGATCGGCGTGTCGATGGCGCGCGGCGCGGCGATGCACGCGAGCATCGCGGCCGGTCATCCGGTCGACGTCGACGAACGGCCGACGCTCGCCGATTCGCTCGGCGGCGGCATCGGCCTCCACAACCGCTACACGTTCGAGATGACGCGCGCGCTGATCGACGAGATCGTCCTGCTCGACGAACCGGCGATCGCGCGCGGCATCGCGCATGCATATCGCGAAGAGCGGCTGGTCGTCGAAGGCGCCGGCGCCGTCGGCATCGCCGCGCTGCTCGACGAGCGGATCGCGCGTCGCGATTGCGACGGCCCGATCGTCGTCGTCGTCAGCGGCGCGAACATCGACATGGGCGTGCATCGCCGTATCGTCTCGGAGCACTGACATGATTCCTCCCGTCACGCTGCTCGATCGCGCGCAACTGCGCACGCTGGTGCCGCTCGACGTCGCCGCGATCGACCAGATCGAAGCCGCGTTCGCGTCGCTTGCGACCGAAGCGGTCGCGATGCCGCCGATCCTCAATCTGGCGTTACCCGAGCGCCACGGCGAAGTCGACGTGAAGACCGCCTATCTGCCGCGCTTCGACAGCTTCGCGATCAAGGTCAGCCCCGGCTTCTTCGACAACCCGTCGCTCGGGCTGCCGAGCCTGAACGGGTTGATGCTCGTGCTGTCCGCGCGCACCGGCCTGACCGAAGCCGTGTTGCTCGACAACGGCTACCTGACGGCCGTGCGCACCGCGGCGGCCGGCGCCGTCGCCGCACGGCGGCTCGCGCGCGCCGATGCGCGCCGCGCGGCCATCGTCGGCGCGGGCGAGCAGGCGCGGCTGCAGCTCGACGCGCTGATGCTCGTGCGCGACATCACGCACGTGACGGTCTGGGCGCGCGATGCCGAGCGCGCGGTGCGATTCGCGGACGACGCACGCGCCGCGCACGGGATCGACGCGACGGTCGCGCGCTCGGTGCATGCCGCGCTCGCCGACGCGGACATCGCGGTCACCACGACGCCCAGCCGCGAGCCGCTCGTGCATGCCGCCGATCTCCATGCGGGGCTGCACGTGACGGCGATGGGCTCCGACGCGCACTACAAGACCGAGCTTGCGCCGTCGGTGTTCGGCGCGGCGCGCTACTTCTGCGACCGGCTGCAGCAGACGCGCGTCGCCGGCGAGCTCGCGCATGCGATCGCCGCGGGCGCGGTCGCGGCCGATGCGGTGTTTCCCGAACTCGGCGAGGTGATCGCTGGGCGGCGCGAGGGCCGCACGCAGCGCGACGACATCACGATCTGCGACCTGACCGGAACGGGCGCGCAGGACACCGCCATTGCCGTACTGGCGCTGCAACGCGCGCGCGCGGCGCGGGCGGGCACGATTTTCCACAACGACCTCACGACTTGAGAGGAGACAGATGTCCGCAGTCATCGACACCTACGAAGCCGCGCCGCGGCTTGCGTTCGAGCGCAGCGAATATGCGGCGCGCATCGCGAAGACGCGCACGGCGATGCAGCGGGCCGGCATCGACCTGCTGATCGTCACCGATCCGACCAACATGGCCTGGCTCACCGGCTATGACGGCTGGTCGTTCTACGTGCACCAGTGCGTGCTGCTGCCGATGGAAGGCGAGCCCGTCTGGTACGGCCGCGCGCAGGACGCGAACGGTGCGAAGCGCACCGCGTTCATGACGCACGAGAACATCGTCGGCTACCCCGACCACTACGTGCAGTCGCAGGACCGTCACCCGATGGACTACCTGGCGAGCGTGGTGATCGCCGCGCGCGGCTGGAGCACGCTGCGCATCGGCGTCGAGCTCGACAACTACTACTTCAGCGCGGCGGCCCATGCGTCACTGCAGAAGCATCTGCCCACCGCGCGCTGGGTCGATGCGACCGCGCTCGTGAACTGGCAGCGCGCGGTGAAATCGCCGCGCGAGATCGAGTACATGCGCATCGCCGCACGCATCGTCGAACGCGTGCATGCGCACATCGTCGACACCATCGAGCCCGGCATGAAGAAGAGCGACCTGGTTGCGCAGATCTACGCGACCGGGATCGCCGGCGCCGACGGCCACGGCGGCGACTATCCGGCCATCGTGCCGCTGCTGCCGACCGGCGCCGACGCGGCGGCCCCGCACCTGACCTGGGACGACTCGAGGTTCGCGCGCGGCGCCGGCACGTTCTTCGAGATCGCCGGCTGCTATCGCCGCTATCACTGCCCGCTGTCGCGCACAGTCTATCTCGGCAAGCCGCCCGCGCATTTCATCGAAGGCGAGCGCGCGGTGATCGAAGGCATCGAGGCCGGCCTGGCCGCCGCGAAGCCCGGCAACGTGTGCGAGGACATCGCGAACGCGTTCTTCGCGGTGCTGCGCCGTGCGGGCATCGAGAAGGACAGCCGCTGCGGCTATCCGATCGGCGCGAGCTATCCGCCGGACTGGGGCGAGCGCACGATGAGCCTGCGCCCCGGCGATCGCACGGTGCTCGAACCCGGCATGACGTTCCACTTCATGCCGGGACTGTGGCTCGACGACTGGGGGCTCGAGATCACCGAAAGCATCCTGATCACCGACACCGGCGTCGAGACGTTCTGCCGTACGCCGCGCAAGCTGTTCGTGAAGGAGTAGAGCGATGCGCGCCTCTCCGATCACGCCGACCGTCGATTTCGATGCGGACGGCGTACAGCATGGCTTTCTGAAACTACCTTACTCGCGCGACGATTCCGCGTGGGGCGCGATCATGATTCCGATCGCCGTCGTGAAACGCGGCGACGGGCCGACGGTGCTGCTCACCGGCGGCAATCACGGCGACGAATACGAAGGACCGGTCGCGCTGTCGAAGCTCGCCGGCTCGCTGAAGGCGGCCGACGTGACCGGACGCGTGATCGTCGTGCCGTTCATGAACTACCCGGCGTTTCGCGCGGGCCGCCGCACGTCGCCGATCGACGCGGGCAATCTGAATCGCAGTTTCCCCGGTCGGCCCGATGGCACCGTCACCGAGAAGATCGCCGATTACTTCCAGCGTCACCTGTTGCCGCTCGCCACCCACGTGCTCGACATCCACGCGGGCGGCCGCACGCTCGACTTCGTGCCGTTCGCGGCGATGCACGTGCTGGAGAACCGCGAGCAGGAGGCCCGCTGCGAACGCGCGATGCGCGCGTTCGGCGCGCCGTATTCGATGCGCATGCTCGAACTCGACAGCGTCGGGCTGTTCGACACGGCCGCTGAGGCGGCCGGCAAGGTGTTCGTGTCGACCGAGCTGGGCGGCGGCGGCACGTCGACGGCCGCGAGCGTCGCGATCGCCGAGCGCGGTGTACGCGGCTTTCTCGAACATGCCGGCGTGCTCGCGAAGCGCGACGATGCAAGCGCGGCGGTGCGCGCCGCCCCCCGCACGACCACGCTGCTCGACATGCCCGACGGCTCCTGCTTCACGACTAGCGAGCATCGCGGGCTGCTCGAGATGTGCCGCGATCTCGGCAGCGAGGTCGAAGCGGGCGACGTGCTCGCGCGCGTGCACGACATCGACCGCACGGGCGTCGCGCCGGTCGAATATGTCGCGCGGCGGCGCGGGCTGCTCGCGGCCCGGCATTTCCCTGGGCTCGTGCAGGCCGGCGACACGATCGCGGTGGTCGCCGACATCGTCGAGCGAAACGTCCCGGTGGGCGTGTAGGAGCGCGCGCGACGTGATCAAGCTCGACCGATACGACCTGGCGATCCTGCGCATTCTCGAACGCGACGGCCGCATCACGAAATCGCGGCTCGCCGAAGCGGTGAACCTGTCGATCTCGCCCGCATGGGAGCGTGTACGCAAGCTCGAGGAAAGCGGCGTGATACGCGGCTATCGCGCGGACGTCGACTGGGTCGGCACGTTCTCGGGCAGCCGCATCGTCGTTGAGGTGACGCTGTCGCGTCACACCGCGCCCGACATGCGGCGCTTCGAGGCGCGCGTGAGCGCCGCGCCCGAAGTCGCGCAGTGCTATGCGACCGGCGGCGGCGTCGACTACGTACTGCACGTGGTCGCACGCGACATCGATCACTACCAGCGCTTCATCGATGCAT of the Burkholderia ubonensis genome contains:
- a CDS encoding efflux transporter outer membrane subunit, with product MKRHGLRLAAALAPLALALGACKSVGPDYTLPQHAYVNAPLANHALDDADGALVSRDAVPGNWWQLYDDPVLNALVQSALKSNTDLRVAAANLARSRAALEVANEQGGFSGHAEAGVQRAQESAEQYLLENKLPVVNEGAVGINVSYELDLFGKLRRGVEAAHADSDAVQAAADLARITVVADVVRAYVESCSAGDELAIAKQSLALQQQRVKLSQRLRDAGRGNQTDVTRGVTQVRTLSADIPRFEGRRKIAQYQLAALLARAPADLPKAVAECERLPQLRQPIPIGDGAALLRRRPDVREAERQLAAATARIGVATAALYPSVSIGLSAGSVGVAADLFSSTTNRWSFGPLISWAFPINGQRARVHEAEAATGGALAHFDGVVLNALRETQSSLATYAADVQRTDALRTAYESARSSADETHRLYTAGRESFISDLDATRTLTSVRAQVAAAEGQVAADQVRLFLALGGGWEGDGEVVAGVAAGSAPASAAAKSAASAMGR
- a CDS encoding TOBE domain-containing protein — its product is MRTSARNQFPGRIDVVKAGAVNDEITLRTQDGLDIVAVITHGSVASLGLAAGTNAFALVKASSVVVMVDVDSSKVSARNCIAGTVSSVTKGAVNSEVAIAAPGGAQIVAIVTNDSVERLGLASGKAATAIFKASSVIVGVA
- a CDS encoding HlyD family secretion protein, which translates into the protein MKKTWYSAGQILLTLIVVVVAALVLWRIINYYMFSPWTRDGHVRADVIQVAPDVAGLITSVQVADNQEVKRGQVLFVIDQARYTLAQRLAEATLAQRRATLAQAKREYARNLQLGNLVASEQVEESRTRVEQGEAAVADAQVSLDTAKLNLQRTTIVSPVDGYLNDRAPRTGEYVAAGRAVLSVVDRNSFRVDGYFEETKLRGIHIGEPVDIVVMGEPHPLRGHVQSIVAAIEDRDRTQGANLLPNVNPAFSWVRLAQRVPVRVVLDEVPDDFRMIAGRTATVAVRSHDARPDDKTRPASAPAAASATGASQ
- a CDS encoding DUF1656 domain-containing protein codes for the protein MIGEIDIFGVFVPAPLVLMLIAYLINIVVRALLERVGFYRLVWHRSIFDLGIYVFVLAAVVVVSHHLVAS
- a CDS encoding DMT family transporter; this translates as MNPRRSAILVALTAAILFGAATPLAKALIGTMSPFMVAGLFYLGSGVGLGVVIGLRALRGHRPSTDGAAPLQRAELPWLAGAIAAGGVAGPALLMLGLASTPAATSALLLNLEGVLTAVIAWVVFRENVDLQVFLGMVAIVAGGVLLSWKPGAAGVPTGALLIVGACLCWAIDNNLTRKVSANDAMVIACVKGVVAGPVNIAIALATGAALPTVPITLAAMLTGLGGYGISLVLFVVALRDLGTARTGAYFSVAPLFGVALSLLIWPEPPSVAFWIAAALMALGIWLHVRERHDHEHAHERLEHTHRHRHDAHHQHTHDFPYEGDEPHAHPHVHLPITHSHAHFPDIHHRHRH